In Acinetobacter piscicola, a single window of DNA contains:
- a CDS encoding phage minor head protein has product MQPVTFLEALRFAHERKIVLPDEFYSMDLKTRQLATTVGFLSSIEQVETVIKAVNKSIADGSTYNDFKKLVAENEIVLSDGYLKNVYRTNIQTAYGHGRWQQHQRNKDKRPYLMYSAINDSRVRPSHLELNRIIRHIDDPFWLLYYPPWGFMCRCTVIALSEAQAKKYGITSDEDLPVIAGESGWSTSPLTFGEMESVVDQKISDSILNQEYLFDQKNGIKAEWTASKKLNSLLSPMSPSSRDLFDTIANTVIPLDPSIRPSAIKTLIDYVQSNDAALTAYLTQPSISLADDVLKRWVKEDMAKLQAISVNTANTVTGSTMLAFAASLEVGKTITLNAPLLLSGQSNVMIQVENAKGLGIDLEKLNAGQGVLFELGLVFEVVSIETKDGQMIYTVKALIN; this is encoded by the coding sequence ATGCAACCAGTTACTTTCCTTGAAGCACTTCGATTTGCACATGAGCGAAAAATAGTGCTACCCGATGAATTTTATTCGATGGACCTTAAGACCCGACAGTTGGCAACAACCGTCGGGTTTTTATCGAGCATTGAGCAAGTAGAGACTGTTATTAAAGCGGTCAACAAATCGATTGCCGATGGTAGTACATACAACGACTTTAAGAAATTGGTTGCTGAGAATGAGATTGTACTTAGTGATGGATATCTAAAGAACGTATATCGAACAAATATTCAAACAGCTTATGGTCATGGTCGTTGGCAACAACATCAAAGGAATAAAGATAAACGTCCTTATCTTATGTATTCTGCGATCAATGATTCTCGCGTCCGTCCGAGTCATTTAGAGTTGAACCGAATTATCAGACACATAGATGATCCATTTTGGCTGTTGTATTACCCGCCGTGGGGATTTATGTGTCGATGTACTGTAATTGCTCTAAGTGAGGCTCAGGCGAAAAAATACGGCATTACGTCAGATGAGGATTTACCTGTGATTGCAGGGGAGTCTGGGTGGTCAACCAGCCCTTTAACTTTTGGTGAAATGGAATCTGTAGTTGATCAAAAAATTTCTGATTCAATTTTAAATCAAGAGTATTTGTTTGATCAAAAAAATGGAATTAAAGCGGAATGGACTGCAAGCAAAAAGTTAAACAGTCTTTTATCGCCAATGAGCCCATCAAGTCGAGACCTGTTTGACACAATTGCAAATACTGTTATTCCGCTAGATCCATCAATTAGACCAAGTGCTATTAAAACATTGATCGATTATGTGCAAAGTAATGATGCTGCTTTAACTGCTTATTTAACTCAACCATCAATCAGCCTTGCCGATGATGTACTTAAGCGTTGGGTAAAAGAGGACATGGCAAAACTTCAGGCAATATCAGTAAATACAGCAAACACAGTAACAGGTTCAACAATGCTTGCGTTTGCAGCATCTCTTGAGGTTGGTAAGACCATTACTCTGAATGCACCATTACTTTTATCAGGTCAGTCCAATGTAATGATTCAGGTTGAAAATGCTAAAGGGCTTGGGATTGATCTTGAAAAGTTGAATGCTGGGCAAGGTGTTTTATTTGAGCTTGGTTTGGTATTTGAAGTGGTTTCGATTGAAACCAAGGATGGGCAGATGATTTATACAGTAAAGGCTTTGATTAATTAA
- a CDS encoding DUF935 family protein: MAKPKKGKAQKALSYGNLYAQEAVTQFLYNFGRQPDIDEVLRKAGIARHRLKILLDDDEIAQVVETRLDALLAAPFRIEPNDTPEAELLNEMIKEWYFEIVSCSLNALFFGYSVQEAVYELKPQGHVGLKWIGEKPMQWFEPKNDGRLIYRQDGTVNEREVDQTFKFFLTRRKATYEQPYGKALLATLYWLFFFKQNGFKFWAKFLEKFGTPILLAKVGSKDTTTTAMNNALLNAHAQSVLTIDNKDDVQLLSTPGNGTAGSSFESFNNQLLRQIQKVVLGQTLTSGNDRGGSNALGQVHENVRLDKLKSDIRLVTPTLQAVVNALCKLNNWNEYKVMVGEKPKPLNKDQAERDAHLKNAGANLTPQYFKREYGLQDGDVIETEVSNIQFSALPKRAFSFKGDTHKLSSEQQEVEELTTEQHVIELLNQKQVNELIQSSESPEDLAFNLMQLMPSASQSQFTANLERALYAADVLGYVSASGE, from the coding sequence ATGGCAAAGCCAAAGAAAGGCAAGGCACAAAAGGCTTTGTCTTATGGAAACTTATACGCTCAAGAAGCTGTAACTCAGTTTTTGTATAACTTCGGACGTCAGCCGGATATTGATGAAGTACTACGTAAGGCAGGTATTGCACGTCATCGTTTAAAAATATTGCTAGATGATGATGAAATTGCCCAAGTTGTTGAAACGCGCTTAGATGCTCTACTTGCTGCACCATTTCGGATTGAACCAAATGATACACCTGAAGCAGAATTACTTAATGAGATGATTAAAGAGTGGTATTTTGAAATTGTATCATGCAGTTTAAATGCGTTGTTCTTTGGTTATTCTGTTCAAGAAGCTGTGTACGAATTAAAGCCTCAAGGGCATGTTGGTTTGAAATGGATCGGTGAAAAACCGATGCAATGGTTTGAGCCAAAGAATGACGGACGTTTGATCTATCGACAAGACGGCACTGTTAATGAAAGAGAGGTTGATCAAACTTTTAAATTCTTTCTAACACGCCGTAAAGCAACCTATGAACAGCCTTATGGTAAAGCCCTTTTAGCCACATTGTATTGGTTGTTTTTCTTTAAACAGAATGGTTTTAAGTTCTGGGCAAAATTTCTTGAAAAGTTCGGCACACCAATTTTACTTGCCAAGGTGGGTAGCAAAGATACCACTACAACAGCGATGAACAATGCTCTATTGAATGCACATGCTCAAAGCGTATTGACCATTGATAATAAAGATGATGTGCAACTCCTTTCAACACCAGGTAATGGGACAGCAGGATCTTCGTTTGAATCTTTTAACAATCAATTGCTTCGTCAAATCCAAAAAGTTGTATTAGGTCAGACGCTCACGAGTGGAAATGATCGTGGTGGTAGTAATGCTCTAGGTCAAGTACATGAGAATGTACGGCTTGATAAATTGAAATCTGATATTCGTTTGGTCACACCTACACTTCAAGCAGTGGTTAATGCATTGTGCAAATTAAACAATTGGAATGAATATAAGGTGATGGTGGGTGAAAAACCTAAACCATTAAATAAAGATCAAGCTGAGCGTGATGCACATTTAAAGAATGCTGGAGCAAATCTTACACCGCAGTACTTTAAGCGTGAATATGGCTTGCAAGATGGGGATGTTATAGAGACTGAGGTGTCAAACATTCAATTTAGCGCGCTACCAAAAAGAGCATTTAGCTTTAAAGGTGATACCCATAAACTTTCAAGTGAACAGCAGGAAGTTGAAGAATTAACCACTGAACAGCATGTAATTGAGTTGTTAAATCAAAAGCAAGTAAATGAGTTAATTCAATCAAGTGAATCACCTGAAGATTTAGCATTTAACTTAATGCAGTTGATGCCAAGTGCTTCGCAATCGCAATTTACAGCAAACCTTGAACGAGCTCTATATGCAGCAGATGTATTGGGTTATGTGAGTGCAAGCGGAGAGTAA
- a CDS encoding terminase — translation MTYALEEIAPLIKEWTINIRLPEVVAEMTRRYYYKALIEQCELSQEAELYKCKNDPVHWFNQWIWTYDPRGMAFGLPANIPFVLRPKQVELVDWLLERESTQTHGLIEKSRDEGMSYVVLGFFLHRWLFVEGFAGGVGSRKEELVDKKGDPKTLFHKFRDMFSKMPDWMKPKKFVEKVHDNYMRIINPDNGATITGEAGDNIGRGGRTTMYFLDEWAFVEHQEAVDAAISQNTNVHIKGSTPNGIGDRFYRDRFSGRYSVFTMPWRANPDKNWTIEYSGKIIHPWYEKQLATLDDVVLAQEVDINYAASVEGVLIPSAWVQAAIDAHIKLKIQPSGERIGGLDVADEGKDKNSFADRHGIVLQYLATWSGVGDDIFGTTQKAIDISLERNLDHFLYDADGLGAGCRGDARVINELNQEKGIPKIDVDPFRGSGSVFEPDEEMVEARKNIDFFANLKAQAWWSLRLRFQNTYRALKGMEFDPDSIISLSSEDLPKAELEALTTELSQPTYTKNGAGKILVNKQPDGASSPNRADSVMICFSGVEGRKGIQPTGAGSRIY, via the coding sequence ATGACTTATGCATTAGAAGAAATCGCACCACTTATTAAAGAGTGGACGATCAATATACGCTTGCCTGAAGTTGTAGCTGAAATGACACGCCGTTATTACTACAAGGCTTTAATTGAACAATGTGAGCTAAGTCAAGAAGCTGAGTTATATAAATGCAAGAATGATCCTGTGCATTGGTTTAATCAGTGGATTTGGACATACGATCCACGTGGTATGGCATTTGGTTTGCCTGCAAATATTCCGTTTGTGCTACGCCCTAAGCAGGTTGAATTGGTTGATTGGCTTTTAGAGCGTGAGAGTACACAAACACACGGTTTAATTGAAAAAAGCCGTGATGAGGGAATGTCTTACGTTGTTTTAGGTTTTTTTCTACATCGTTGGTTGTTTGTCGAAGGCTTTGCAGGTGGCGTGGGAAGTCGTAAAGAAGAACTCGTGGATAAAAAGGGGGATCCTAAAACCCTATTTCATAAGTTCCGTGACATGTTCTCAAAAATGCCAGATTGGATGAAGCCTAAAAAGTTTGTCGAAAAAGTTCATGATAACTATATGCGAATCATTAACCCAGACAATGGTGCAACGATCACAGGTGAGGCTGGCGATAACATTGGTCGTGGTGGACGTACCACAATGTACTTCCTTGATGAATGGGCATTCGTAGAACACCAAGAAGCAGTAGATGCAGCAATATCACAGAATACGAACGTACACATCAAAGGATCTACGCCCAATGGTATTGGTGATCGATTCTATCGAGATCGTTTCAGCGGCCGTTATTCCGTATTTACAATGCCTTGGCGAGCCAATCCAGATAAAAATTGGACCATTGAATATAGTGGAAAAATTATTCATCCTTGGTATGAAAAGCAGTTGGCCACATTGGATGATGTTGTTTTAGCGCAAGAAGTTGATATTAACTATGCTGCATCTGTAGAAGGCGTGTTGATTCCAAGTGCTTGGGTTCAAGCTGCAATTGATGCGCATATTAAACTTAAAATTCAACCATCGGGTGAACGTATAGGTGGTCTCGATGTTGCAGATGAAGGTAAAGATAAGAATTCATTTGCTGATCGTCACGGTATTGTCTTGCAGTATTTGGCTACATGGTCAGGTGTTGGGGATGACATATTTGGAACTACGCAAAAAGCGATTGATATTAGTCTTGAGCGTAATTTAGATCATTTTCTTTACGATGCTGATGGGTTGGGTGCTGGATGTCGAGGTGATGCGCGTGTGATCAATGAGCTCAATCAGGAAAAAGGCATTCCTAAGATTGATGTGGATCCATTTAGGGGTTCAGGTTCTGTATTTGAGCCAGATGAGGAAATGGTTGAAGCGCGAAAGAATATTGATTTCTTTGCAAACTTGAAAGCGCAAGCATGGTGGTCACTCCGTTTACGATTCCAGAACACGTATCGTGCGCTTAAGGGAATGGAGTTTGATCCTGATTCGATTATTTCATTGTCCAGTGAAGACCTGCCCAAGGCTGAATTAGAAGCCCTAACAACTGAGCTTTCACAACCTACATACACAAAAAATGGCGCAGGTAAGATTCTAGTCAATAAGCAACCTGATGGTGCCTCATCTCCAAACCGAGCAGACAGTGTGATGATCTGTTTTAGTGGGGTTGAGGGTCGCAAAGGTATTCAGCCTACAGGTGCAGGCTCTCGAATTTATTAA
- a CDS encoding DUF2280 domain-containing protein gives MAALKEPVKIFIVQSLACFETPQQVADAVKQRFGLEIERQQCENYDPTKYAGRNLSKKLKDLFERTRTDFRENIEDIAIANKAFRLKELQGMYDDSGRNKRLKQNLLKQAFQETDGRVTRQEHTGANGGAIKTETEQKQSLPKYTPDELANMTPQELSRLAITGKL, from the coding sequence ATGGCAGCACTTAAAGAGCCTGTAAAAATCTTTATAGTTCAGTCTCTTGCTTGCTTTGAAACCCCTCAACAAGTAGCCGATGCTGTCAAGCAAAGATTTGGGTTAGAAATTGAAAGACAGCAATGTGAAAATTACGATCCGACCAAATATGCAGGTCGAAACCTGAGTAAAAAATTAAAAGATTTATTTGAGCGAACTCGAACAGATTTTAGAGAAAATATTGAAGACATTGCGATTGCGAATAAAGCATTCCGACTTAAAGAACTTCAAGGGATGTATGACGACTCTGGTAGGAATAAGCGACTTAAGCAGAATCTACTAAAACAAGCTTTTCAAGAAACAGATGGGCGAGTTACACGGCAGGAACATACTGGCGCAAATGGTGGTGCAATAAAAACTGAGACTGAACAAAAACAATCTCTACCAAAATACACACCAGATGAACTCGCTAACATGACACCACAAGAGCTTTCGCGTTTAGCGATTACAGGTAAGTTATGA
- a CDS encoding putative metallopeptidase translates to MGQIRPFPPTELLDQAEEEETIRLAPAPDLKDWVVKNFLTIGGALHNPDHDHIAELLHDNDEFLAFAWASSAAQSKKRMVLGQCEKVMFNVGGWKKARQEQQMRDWFGFVPTYLITIDASYCENTNDRNFCALLDHELYHIGVERDEDGEILYSDMTGLPKHYLAAHDVEEFFGVVRRWGANESVKRLVEITKNAPFVPDVDISKCCGTCVI, encoded by the coding sequence ATGGGACAGATCAGACCATTCCCACCAACAGAACTACTTGATCAAGCTGAGGAAGAAGAAACAATCCGTTTGGCACCTGCACCAGATCTAAAAGATTGGGTTGTTAAAAACTTTCTTACTATTGGCGGCGCGTTACATAATCCAGATCATGACCATATTGCTGAGCTACTTCATGACAATGACGAGTTTCTAGCATTTGCTTGGGCATCATCTGCGGCTCAATCTAAAAAACGTATGGTGTTGGGTCAATGTGAAAAGGTGATGTTTAATGTTGGTGGATGGAAGAAAGCACGACAAGAACAACAGATGCGGGATTGGTTTGGCTTTGTACCGACGTATTTAATTACGATCGATGCGAGTTATTGTGAAAACACCAATGACCGTAACTTTTGCGCGTTACTGGATCATGAGCTTTATCACATCGGTGTAGAACGTGATGAAGATGGTGAAATACTGTATAGCGATATGACAGGTTTACCTAAACATTATTTGGCAGCTCATGACGTTGAAGAGTTCTTTGGCGTGGTCAGACGTTGGGGAGCAAATGAATCAGTTAAACGTTTGGTCGAAATCACAAAGAATGCGCCGTTTGTTCCTGATGTTGATATTTCTAAGTGTTGTGGGACGTGTGTGATTTGA